From Pedobacter aquae:
TAAAATATTTTTACTAACCTTTTTAGAAAAGCAATAATAATGATAAAGAGGACGCGTCTGATGCCTTAAAATAGGGATAGCTATATTTCATTAAAATTAATATTATTACTAATAATATAATTGAATGCTTATGGAGTTAATTTATAGACAAAACCTAGGCCTAGGAAATCTGCCTCGGCTTTATGAACATACATTTTAGCTTGTAGAGCAAGCTTTTTATTTAAGTGATAATCAGAATTTACAGTCCAATAAGTATGCATAGGTTTAAGACTATTAAAGTATAAATAATATCCATATTTAGGTTCTACTTCAAATTTCCCTATTCTAATACTTGGTCCAATAGCTGTACCAAGCCTCCATCTATCTAAGGAGCTTGCATAAGATTGATAAGTACCAAGATTATTATCAGGATGATAAACCTTATGATAATAAACAGCATCAAAACCTAAACTCAAAGCTAAAAAATAATTGAATCTGTAATTATAACCCAGATATAATCCATTTCTATATAATCCTTTTGAACTTTTATACGCTCCCCTTCTCCCTATATTTAAACCTAATTCTAATTCATGCTTATTTAATGTGCTATCTGGAAATGTTGTAAGACTTTCTTTAGATGGCTTAGCCTGATTATTCTTTAATTCTTTTGAAATTCCGAAGCTGATAGATGATTGATTGAAACCCATATTTGGAACACGAGTTGCAGCATTTGAGATATGCAAGAAGTTAATGCCGGTAAGCAATTTTGTTGTTGAAGTAATACTAATCTCGGTTTTAAGAGCTGCTCTTGAATACATATTTACATGGCTACCCATAATTCTGTTCTCATTGGTATAGATAGTTTTATTTGTATAACCCAAGCCAAATGCCGGTGAGAAGTTTAGATTTATATATTTTGTTTTTAACACAGAGAAGTTTAATCCGTAAAGTAGCGCATAAGAATCGCCAAATTGGTTTATATTTTCATTGATTTTAAGACTTCTTAATGTGTTAAATCTTAAAACCCAATCTTGACTTATGATATTTAATTTTCTCTGCAATAAGCTACTTGGTACTTTATGGTAAATAACCTCAGCGCCATAAACTTTACCTGATAAATGATTAGTGGAAGGAAAGTATTTTAAGCTAATCTCAGCATTAAACTCTATACTATTACCTATATTTTGAGCAAACACATGGTTAATTAAAGTCACAAGAATTAAGGAGATTAAAAGCTTTTTAAACACACAGAGCGATTAAAATTAAGGCTAAACAATTCTATTCATCATAGAGCCTGCGCTAAATTAATCTCCAAATACATGCTATTTACCCCTTAAATAAGTAGGTAAAAGCAATCTGGTAATTCTCTAAGAATATAAATTAGTTTCTATAATGGATAAAGTAGAGAGCCTTAAAAATAAGTTAGGTAAACTATTGTATCTCAGCAGACATTAAACCCATATCTAACTTTAAGCCCTTGTTCTTCAATTAAGTTTATAACTCATATTCTTACTTTACAAACCTAAAAAGAATAAATAAAACTAAAAACAACTTGATCTAAACTTCTTGAAAATGTGAATCCCAAATCAAACAAATGAATTAAAAAGATGTATAATATTGAATTATATTTGACCAGATTATAAACTTTAAATTAAACTCATGCAAAAAATTTTATTTTATCTATTGATGTTGACTTCTGTGCTATCATTTGCTCAAGAAGACACCACAGAAGTTGTAGATTATGGCAAATTTGGTGATGCAGAAGGGGTTAAACGTTACTGTAACCAAAAAGTAATTAATCAACTTCCTCAACGTATTATAAGTTTTGGTTATGAGCACCAAGGTGGTTTTACCATGCCAGGCGTTAGGGCATCAGCTTCATCATCAACAGTTCAAGATTTTACGGTAAATCAAGTTTCTTCACTAAGGGCTCAAGTTAACATTCCAGTTATATCAAATACCAAGATTATATGGCAAGTAGGAGCCAATTATTGGGCAAGTAGGTTTAATTTGGATAACCCTGGTAATAATTCATTTGCACAAGCATTAAATAGTAGAGCCTTAACTACCACAGGAATTAATACCACCATTTTTAAGCCTTTAAACGAGAAGAATTTTTTAATTGTTCAGGCTAGCGCCGATGCTAACGGCCTTTTTAAAAGTTTTAGTGATATTTCTAGCGACGCCATTACCATTAGCGGAGCTGCCATTTATGGATGGAAAACATCTGATAGAAATATGATAGGATTAGGTATCTCTCGTACTTATAGAGCAGGGCAACTTTTACATGTTCCTATCCTTTTCTGGAATAAAAGTTTTAACGACCATTGGGGGATGGAACTTTTATTACCTGCCCGCGGTCATGTAAAATATAATTTTTCTACATCCAATATTCTTCAACTAGGTTTTGAACTTGAGGGTAATCAATTCCTAGTAAATTTACCTAATAGCCAAAACGGAAAGGTTTTTTTACAAAGAGGAGAACTTAAACCACGAGTTGCATGGGATAAGAAATTAACTGGCTTTTTATGGATGAGTGCGCAAGCTGGTTATAGACATAATTGGCGTTTTGATGTTATGAACGGATATGATGCTAGAGAAACAAGCCAACGTTATTTCTCTAGCAACTTAGGTAATCCATTTTATTTTAACCTGAGTTTAAACTTGGTATCGCCTTAATTTTTAACAACTTGCTTGGTCCAAACATCTGTTCTGCCAATTAAAGAAACGCCAATATAACCTCTAACTTCAAGAGTGTTAGCATTGAGCATCTTAATAGTGCAAGAATAGGTGTTTCCACTTTTAGGATCGTAAATATTACCTTCATCCCACAAATTTTTCTCTATAAATTTAAAACCCCAAATATTTACCAAGCCTACTACTGGGCGGTTTTTAGAGGTTTCTGTAGGATTATTTTTGTCAAGTTTAGGTTTTCCAGTATCGGGGTCATGAGGTTCTTTTAACCATACAATTTTACCTTGATAGGTTTCCCCATTTTTATAAATACGAACAATTGCATTTCCATCTCCAGTCTTCCAAACACCAACTACCGCATCTGGGTTATTTACAATTGATGCTGCCGTTGCGCTGTTACCTAAAAATACAATCATAGCAGCTATGATGACGAAAAGAAACTTTTTAGTGGCTAAATATTTAGTTATCATATCATTAAAATGGTTAATTGAAAAGATTATAAACAAATATAAAAAAATTATACACTTGCTAAAATTAGTATCATGAAGATTTAATAAGCAAGTAGCTACAGGGCTTACAAAGCGTGAAAAGGCACTTTTGGTAAAAAAGAGCGACACCCAATAGGTATATAAAGTAAAAACACAAAGAAGTTGTCTCACCTACATCCAATAAGACAACTTCCTTGGCTTTGCCTATACTAGTCCTAATTAAAAGGAATCTACATTAATAAAATATAATGATAGCATAAACCTGAATCTACATTATGATATTTTACCATCCTCCACCTAAAGCTTTGTATAAATTTACAGCAGCAATATGCTGTCTTTTATTCACATTTATCAATTCAAATTTTGCTTGAAGAGAGTTTTGTTGAGCTAATAATACTTCTAAATAACTTGCTCTTCCTGTGCTAAATAGCTCAGTTGACATATCAACCGAGGTGTTTAGCACACTATTTTGTTCCTTTTTTAAAACATGCAAATTCTTTAAGTTTTCTAATGCCGATAATTGGTTCATAACTTCAGTATAGCCCGTAAGAATACTTTTTTGATAATGATGCATAGCGCTTAACTGATTGGCCTTTGCATAACTAAAATTGGCCTTTAAAGCGTTCCTATTTATTAGAGGTGTCATTAAACCTCCTAATGCTTGGTAAGTGATAGATGCCGGAGCTAAAAACAAAAACTCTGGCTTAAAGGCCTGAAAGCCTAGCCCAGCAACTAAGTTCATGCTTG
This genomic window contains:
- a CDS encoding acyloxyacyl hydrolase; translation: MTLINHVFAQNIGNSIEFNAEISLKYFPSTNHLSGKVYGAEVIYHKVPSSLLQRKLNIISQDWVLRFNTLRSLKINENINQFGDSYALLYGLNFSVLKTKYINLNFSPAFGLGYTNKTIYTNENRIMGSHVNMYSRAALKTEISITSTTKLLTGINFLHISNAATRVPNMGFNQSSISFGISKELKNNQAKPSKESLTTFPDSTLNKHELELGLNIGRRGAYKSSKGLYRNGLYLGYNYRFNYFLALSLGFDAVYYHKVYHPDNNLGTYQSYASSLDRWRLGTAIGPSIRIGKFEVEPKYGYYLYFNSLKPMHTYWTVNSDYHLNKKLALQAKMYVHKAEADFLGLGFVYKLTP
- a CDS encoding DUF6268 family outer membrane beta-barrel protein; its protein translation is MQKILFYLLMLTSVLSFAQEDTTEVVDYGKFGDAEGVKRYCNQKVINQLPQRIISFGYEHQGGFTMPGVRASASSSTVQDFTVNQVSSLRAQVNIPVISNTKIIWQVGANYWASRFNLDNPGNNSFAQALNSRALTTTGINTTIFKPLNEKNFLIVQASADANGLFKSFSDISSDAITISGAAIYGWKTSDRNMIGLGISRTYRAGQLLHVPILFWNKSFNDHWGMELLLPARGHVKYNFSTSNILQLGFELEGNQFLVNLPNSQNGKVFLQRGELKPRVAWDKKLTGFLWMSAQAGYRHNWRFDVMNGYDARETSQRYFSSNLGNPFYFNLSLNLVSP
- a CDS encoding DUF2147 domain-containing protein, whose protein sequence is MITKYLATKKFLFVIIAAMIVFLGNSATAASIVNNPDAVVGVWKTGDGNAIVRIYKNGETYQGKIVWLKEPHDPDTGKPKLDKNNPTETSKNRPVVGLVNIWGFKFIEKNLWDEGNIYDPKSGNTYSCTIKMLNANTLEVRGYIGVSLIGRTDVWTKQVVKN